The following are encoded together in the Eriocheir sinensis breed Jianghai 21 chromosome 28, ASM2467909v1, whole genome shotgun sequence genome:
- the LOC127004611 gene encoding uncharacterized protein LOC127004611 codes for MSTEVSSPGDDVLGWVTETAIRAGFAGVVGSDQDLLPLLQQQQQEQEGEQHAHTQLDRRNSSGQVDDEAEQRHWNRLGMLLMVSTMAALGTLGNIFAIAAVMTEDHLKKKGNVLVVNVMLAGLVVCAGVLPAWVVALLAGWAPPTPVCSASWVLTTLAAHASLLTLPSLAWENSMRVGGRTLGVLVLSIMVAVSWAGATAITVSQWVMDLAPRHCDPDAKPRATKHTAYTSAVGVTLVAIPLLVALIIHVHTLLTGRGGSRRPLPPTVKPPQALTRDLALTGTNLVVTAVAGGCWVGGLAADWWVDDPHRSGVAWLPIVAATSSSFLYVAHKPFREAYVQLFHYCCCKTSVSLSRRGRSGEAAAAAAAAMAAAARPPSDVRVHIIPGYNMYTTASARDHRPPSHAHVKTPRSKESRRPKHHHKKDVYEL; via the exons ATGAGCACGGAGGTGTCCTCTCCCGGCGACGACGTGCTGGGCTGGGTCACGGAAACGGCGATACGGGCGGGGTTTGCGGGCGTGGTGGGCAGCGACCAGgacctgctccccctcctccagcagcagcagcaggagcaggagggggagcaGCACGCCCACACGCAGCTCGACCGGCGGAACAGCAGCGGGCAGGTGGACGATGAGGCGGAGCAGCGACATTGGAACCGCCTAGGCATGCTGCTGATGGTGTCCACGATGGCTGCTCTGGGCACGCTCGGCAACATCTTCGCCATCGCCGCCGTCATGACCGAGGACCACCTCAAGAAGAAAG GGAACGTGCTGGTGGTGAACGTGATGCTGGCGGGGCTGGTGGTGTGCGCCGGGGTGCTGCCCGCCTGGGTGGTGGCGCTGCTGGCGGGGTGGGCGCCTCCCACGCCCGTCTGCTCCGCCTCCTGGGTGCTGACCACGCTGGCCGCTCATGCCTCGCTACTCACGCTGCCGTCTCTCGCCTGGGAGAACTCGATGCGGGTGGGCGGACGGACCTTGGGAGTTCTGGTGCTCTCGATCATGGTGGCTGTGTCCTGGGCGGGCGCCACGGCCATCACGGTGTCCCAGTGGGTGATGGACCTGGCGCCGCGACACTGTGACCCTGACGCCAAGCCACGGGCCACCAAGCACACCGCCTACACCTCGGCGGTGGGAGTGACGCTGGTGGCCATACCCCTCCTGGTGGCCCTCATCATCCACGTCCACACACTCCTGACTGGCCGCGGAGGTTCCAGGCGTCCTCTCCCGCCCACGGTTAAGCCTCCACAGGCCCTGACGCGGGACCTGGCGCTGACGGGGACCAACCTGGTGGTGACAGCGGTGGCGGGCGGCTGCTGGGTCGGGGGCCTCGCCGCGGACTGGTGGGTCGATGATCCCCACAGGTCAGGTGTTGCTTGGCTGCCCATCGTGGCCGCCACCTCCTCCAGCTTCCTGTACGTGGCCCACAAGCCCTTCCGGGAAGCATACGTCCAACTgttccactactgctgctgcaagACCTCGGTATCCCTCTCCCGCCGCGGGCGCAGCGGGGAGGCGGCAGCGGCTGCTGCAGCGGCGATGGCAGCGGCCGCGAGGCCCCCCAGTGACGTGCGAGTCCACATCATTCCAGGATACAACATGTACACCACCGCCTCCGCTCGCGACCACCGGCCGCCCAGCCACGCCCATGTCAAGACTCCCAGAAGCAAAGAATCACGACGCCCCAAACACCACCACAAGAAGGACGTCTACGAGCTGTAG